A part of Streptomyces sp. NBC_00557 genomic DNA contains:
- a CDS encoding dihydrofolate reductase family protein, with amino-acid sequence MRTLISTAFVSLDGVVEAPGGEPGYRNAGWTFKDIEFLPEAYEIKGREQKEATAMLLGRVSYQAFSPVWPDMEEFADYRSMPKYVVSTTLTDDDLVSNWGETTILRSLDDVAALKRTEGGPIIVHGSAALNHGLSDAGLIDRYHLLVFPLLLGAGKRLFSTTDKDAQKLRLTEHEVYANGLQKQVFDVLH; translated from the coding sequence ATGCGTACGCTGATCAGCACCGCCTTCGTCTCGCTCGACGGTGTCGTCGAGGCCCCGGGCGGCGAGCCCGGCTACCGCAACGCCGGATGGACCTTCAAGGACATCGAGTTCCTCCCCGAGGCCTACGAGATCAAGGGCCGGGAGCAGAAGGAAGCCACCGCGATGCTGCTGGGACGCGTCAGCTACCAGGCGTTCAGTCCCGTCTGGCCGGACATGGAGGAGTTCGCCGACTACCGCTCGATGCCCAAGTACGTCGTCTCCACCACGCTCACCGACGACGACCTGGTGTCGAACTGGGGCGAGACCACCATCCTGCGCTCCCTCGACGACGTCGCCGCGCTCAAGCGGACCGAGGGCGGCCCGATCATCGTCCACGGCAGCGCCGCCCTGAACCACGGCCTCTCCGACGCCGGCCTCATCGACCGCTACCACCTCCTCGTCTTCCCGCTCCTCCTCGGTGCCGGGAAGCGCCTGTTCAGCACCACCGACAAGGACGCCCAGAAGCTGCGGCTGACCGAGCACGAGGTGTACGCCAACGGACTGCAGAAGCAGGTCTTCGACGTCCTCCACTGA
- a CDS encoding phosphatase PAP2 family protein, protein MLWAAAVVVVLGFLVTLEITARRYGLPGPITNQVKEVILPPKSGFLLYASMALTMVVLTWRQRMIAAGAAIGIDVVFFLVRRVVGFSVTEGHPFGNGALWVMLGCAAIAVTRRTGPERTLLLKGVGLGLLLVTGRKAGDTWLLITSKTRPTVLDQYVATVDHALGNPSWLAGRAVAATGPIGAHLLDYVYAQLAVAAAVVAMYQLRHVAVERRFPRHHLVRTFLVIGLLGPAVYMVFPVVGPVFAYGADGGHWAVSDLWPHTPPPVRLPHPMPFDEITPRNCMPSLHTAWATAIFVHSRKGPRWLRFAGTFWLIATLGATLGFGYHYGADLLAGVVFSLTIEAALRSLERGWDRSGTLLVAHGATAFAALLVSYRYLPTEMAAHPWAYGPLLLLTTASVVHGYIRTTRVWEPGTAPALRPEPQPEPV, encoded by the coding sequence ATGCTGTGGGCCGCGGCAGTCGTGGTGGTCCTAGGATTCCTCGTCACGCTGGAGATCACCGCGCGTCGCTACGGCCTGCCGGGGCCGATCACCAATCAGGTGAAAGAGGTGATACTGCCCCCGAAGTCGGGATTTCTGCTGTACGCCAGTATGGCGTTGACGATGGTGGTGCTCACCTGGCGGCAACGAATGATCGCGGCCGGTGCCGCAATCGGTATCGACGTCGTCTTCTTTCTGGTGCGGCGGGTGGTGGGTTTCTCCGTTACCGAAGGCCATCCGTTCGGCAACGGGGCACTGTGGGTGATGCTCGGTTGCGCGGCCATCGCCGTCACGCGCCGCACAGGTCCGGAACGAACCCTGCTGCTGAAGGGCGTCGGTCTGGGCCTGCTGCTGGTGACCGGCCGCAAGGCCGGAGACACCTGGCTGCTCATCACGTCGAAGACCCGCCCGACGGTGCTGGACCAGTACGTCGCGACCGTCGATCACGCGCTCGGCAACCCGTCCTGGCTGGCCGGCCGGGCCGTCGCTGCCACCGGGCCGATCGGCGCCCACCTTCTCGACTACGTCTACGCGCAGCTCGCCGTGGCCGCAGCCGTCGTAGCGATGTACCAGCTGCGCCACGTGGCGGTCGAGCGCCGGTTCCCGCGCCACCATCTGGTCCGCACTTTTCTGGTCATCGGCCTTCTGGGGCCGGCCGTCTACATGGTTTTCCCGGTGGTCGGACCGGTCTTCGCCTACGGCGCCGACGGCGGGCACTGGGCGGTGTCCGACCTGTGGCCCCACACACCGCCGCCGGTCCGTCTGCCGCACCCGATGCCGTTCGACGAGATCACCCCGCGCAACTGCATGCCCAGCCTGCACACGGCGTGGGCCACGGCGATTTTCGTCCATTCCCGCAAAGGCCCGCGATGGCTGCGTTTCGCAGGTACCTTCTGGCTGATCGCCACACTCGGCGCGACGCTGGGATTCGGTTATCACTACGGCGCGGATCTCCTCGCAGGGGTCGTGTTCTCGCTCACGATCGAGGCCGCCCTGCGCTCGCTCGAACGCGGCTGGGACCGGTCGGGAACCCTGCTCGTCGCGCACGGCGCGACGGCATTCGCCGCGCTGCTGGTCTCCTACCGCTACCTCCCGACGGAGATGGCCGCACACCCGTGGGCGTACGGACCGCTTCTCCTGCTGACGACGGCCTCGGTCGTCCACGGCTACATCCGCACGACCCGGGTGTGGGAACCCGGCACCGCGCCCGCACTGCGCCCGGAACCGCAACCCGAACCCGTCTGA
- a CDS encoding glucose-1-phosphate thymidylyltransferase, with protein sequence MKALLLSGGSGTRLRPITHTSAKQLVPVANKPVLFYGLEAIAEAGVTEVGIIVGDTAEEIREAVGDGSAFGLDVTYIPQEAPLGLAHAVLIAREYLGEDDFVMYLGDNFVVGGITDLVEGFRAERPDAQILLTKVPNPTEFGVAELDAAGQVIGLEEKPRHPKSELALVGVYLFSPAVHEAVRAIKPSARGELEITDAIQWLIDAGRDVRSTTISGYWKDTGNVTDMLEVNRSVLETLERRIDGTVDGDSEIIGRVRIEAGAKVTGSRIVGPVVVGANTVIIDSYVGPFTSIAGDCRIEDSEIEYSIVLRDSSVNGVRRVEASLIGRNVEVTPAPRKPAAHRLVLGDHSKVQIAS encoded by the coding sequence ATGAAGGCACTTTTGTTGTCTGGTGGATCAGGTACCCGTTTGCGCCCCATCACCCATACCTCGGCCAAGCAGCTGGTACCGGTCGCGAACAAACCGGTGCTCTTCTACGGTCTCGAGGCGATCGCCGAGGCGGGCGTCACCGAGGTCGGGATCATCGTCGGGGACACCGCCGAGGAGATCCGCGAGGCGGTCGGCGACGGCTCCGCGTTCGGCCTCGACGTCACCTACATCCCGCAGGAGGCGCCGCTGGGGCTGGCCCACGCGGTGCTGATCGCCCGCGAGTACCTGGGCGAGGACGACTTCGTGATGTATCTCGGCGACAACTTCGTCGTCGGCGGCATCACGGACCTGGTGGAGGGCTTCCGCGCCGAGCGGCCCGACGCGCAGATCCTGCTGACGAAGGTGCCGAACCCCACCGAGTTCGGAGTGGCCGAACTGGACGCGGCCGGTCAGGTGATCGGCCTGGAGGAGAAGCCCCGGCACCCCAAGAGCGAACTCGCGCTGGTCGGCGTGTACCTCTTCTCCCCCGCGGTACACGAGGCCGTACGCGCCATCAAGCCCTCCGCGCGCGGCGAGCTGGAGATCACCGACGCGATCCAGTGGCTGATCGACGCCGGACGCGACGTGCGGTCCACGACGATCTCCGGGTACTGGAAGGACACCGGGAACGTCACCGACATGCTCGAGGTCAACCGCTCGGTGCTGGAGACCCTGGAGCGCCGGATCGACGGGACGGTCGACGGCGACAGCGAGATCATCGGCCGGGTGCGGATCGAAGCCGGGGCGAAGGTCACCGGCAGCCGGATCGTGGGCCCGGTGGTCGTCGGCGCGAACACCGTGATCATCGACTCGTACGTCGGCCCCTTCACCTCGATCGCCGGGGACTGCCGGATCGAGGACAGCGAGATCGAGTACTCCATCGTGCTGCGCGACTCCTCGGTGAACGGTGTCCGGCGGGTGGAGGCCTCCCTCATCGGCCGTAACGTCGAGGTCACCCCCGCGCCCCGCAAACCCGCCGCCCACCGTCTCGTCCTCGGCGACCACAGCAAGGTGCAGATCGCGTCATGA
- a CDS encoding TerD family protein, with the protein MVHRLESLVIRHTHRLPAPAGPVGEGAVAARQFDAALMSVGFKLSAELLEHLSRLSEPTVVDTAVATLDTVREMVGDHVRHNVYFIDFPANVPGTFDFWMWCIAGALADDRTRASTLEQLGTGLVDLLTLPAYGAYRHTYAEMLARHDELIAAAGDRLTVLHLGGPADEELTTLYLTLAGSSTPLGEDGLRDLRELAGHCVNGPQPDVIPVRETRAVVNQARLTAGSDLLLDTVTDVLRLACALSGGDVALQEPTRLRALPRPVRRTLLAGLDAVVAAAPAKLADVHAHREMWKRLGERLHPHEYPQWPHAADVFAVARGERTARTLDSRVEELLAAKDTAGAAGLLAAAAPGRLFRCLDRLLRTARTQDERDAVVAAAEHAAPETAGRVLLSVREHLHNRDGETGARRVFVNRSGRAWVTEDTRPPVPVPERKRLIAVLDAELRRRLPTVEHVLLDPDVLDVALPLSGKATASGLGVLPRGSMSPVDGELLRFFVYWKQTAHTTDFDLSALLLDAEYATVSWLSYTNLRDIEGKHSGDITDAPDGASEFIDLRLDAVRGDCIVPQVNIYSGEGFEEVEESFFGFMLRESEQRGRPFEPRTVRMKSELRGPGRVALPLAFLRRPDGRWSAKWLHLYLKGSPASNRVEGNHVTVATLLRGIVEREQLTVRYLVGLMADGGTTVTVWDGKTLPADPVAYVGLDRPEGLHPESRVVTPENLRDLIPA; encoded by the coding sequence ATGGTCCACCGTCTCGAATCCCTGGTCATCCGGCACACCCACCGCCTCCCCGCGCCCGCGGGACCCGTCGGCGAAGGCGCCGTCGCGGCGCGGCAGTTCGACGCCGCGTTGATGTCCGTGGGCTTCAAGCTGTCGGCCGAGCTGCTGGAGCATCTGTCGCGGCTGTCCGAGCCGACGGTGGTCGACACCGCCGTGGCGACGCTGGACACCGTGCGGGAGATGGTCGGCGACCACGTGCGGCACAACGTGTACTTCATCGACTTCCCGGCCAACGTGCCCGGCACCTTCGACTTCTGGATGTGGTGCATAGCCGGAGCCCTCGCCGACGACCGGACGCGCGCAAGCACGCTGGAGCAGCTCGGCACCGGGCTGGTCGACCTGCTCACGCTTCCCGCGTACGGCGCCTACCGGCACACCTACGCCGAGATGCTCGCCCGGCACGACGAGCTGATCGCCGCAGCGGGCGACCGCCTGACGGTCCTGCACCTCGGCGGCCCCGCGGACGAGGAACTCACCACGCTGTACCTGACGTTGGCGGGCAGCAGCACGCCGCTGGGCGAGGACGGCCTGCGCGATCTGCGGGAGCTCGCCGGTCACTGCGTGAACGGACCCCAGCCCGACGTGATCCCGGTCCGGGAGACGCGGGCCGTGGTCAACCAGGCCCGGCTGACGGCCGGTTCAGACCTGCTGCTGGACACCGTCACCGACGTGCTCCGACTGGCCTGCGCGCTCTCCGGCGGCGACGTCGCCCTGCAGGAACCGACGCGGCTGCGGGCCCTGCCCCGTCCGGTGCGCCGGACACTGCTGGCGGGACTCGACGCGGTCGTTGCCGCGGCGCCGGCCAAGCTCGCCGACGTGCACGCGCACCGCGAGATGTGGAAGCGGCTCGGCGAGCGGCTGCACCCCCACGAGTACCCGCAGTGGCCGCACGCGGCCGACGTGTTCGCCGTCGCCCGCGGCGAGAGGACCGCGCGCACGCTGGACAGCCGGGTGGAGGAACTGCTCGCCGCCAAAGACACCGCCGGCGCGGCCGGCCTGCTCGCGGCGGCCGCCCCGGGCAGGCTGTTCCGTTGCCTGGACCGGCTGCTGCGCACCGCCCGCACGCAGGACGAGCGGGACGCCGTGGTGGCCGCCGCCGAGCATGCCGCGCCCGAGACGGCCGGCCGGGTCCTGCTGTCGGTGCGCGAGCACCTGCACAACCGCGACGGGGAGACCGGCGCGCGGCGGGTGTTCGTCAACCGCTCCGGCCGGGCGTGGGTCACCGAGGACACCCGCCCTCCGGTGCCCGTGCCCGAGCGCAAGCGGCTGATCGCCGTGCTCGACGCGGAACTGCGGCGCAGGCTCCCCACGGTGGAGCATGTGCTGCTCGACCCGGACGTCCTGGACGTGGCGCTGCCGCTGAGCGGCAAGGCGACCGCCTCCGGGCTCGGTGTACTGCCGCGCGGCTCGATGTCCCCCGTCGACGGGGAGCTGCTGCGCTTCTTCGTGTACTGGAAGCAGACCGCGCACACCACCGACTTCGACCTGTCGGCGCTGCTGCTCGACGCCGAGTACGCGACGGTCTCCTGGCTGTCGTACACCAATCTCAGGGACATCGAGGGAAAGCACTCCGGTGACATCACCGACGCGCCCGACGGGGCTTCGGAGTTCATCGACCTGCGGCTGGACGCCGTGCGGGGCGACTGCATCGTCCCGCAGGTCAACATCTACTCGGGGGAGGGCTTCGAGGAGGTCGAAGAGTCGTTCTTCGGGTTCATGCTGCGCGAGTCGGAGCAGCGGGGCAGGCCGTTCGAGCCGCGCACCGTGCGCATGAAGTCGGAGCTGCGCGGCCCCGGACGGGTCGCGCTGCCGCTGGCCTTCCTGCGGCGGCCGGACGGCCGGTGGAGCGCCAAGTGGCTGCACCTGTATCTGAAGGGGTCGCCGGCGTCGAACCGGGTCGAAGGCAACCATGTGACGGTCGCGACGCTGCTGCGCGGCATCGTCGAGCGCGAACAGCTCACCGTCCGCTACCTCGTCGGCCTCATGGCCGACGGCGGCACGACCGTCACCGTGTGGGACGGGAAGACGCTTCCGGCGGACCCGGTCGCGTACGTCGGTCTGGACCGCCCCGAGGGACTGCACCCGGAGTCCCGGGTCGTCACGCCCGAAAACCTGCGCGACCTGATCCCCGCCTGA
- a CDS encoding glycoside hydrolase family 65 protein yields the protein MITHPCFAVEPWSLRETQLSLDVLAQSESVFALSNGHIGWRGNLDEGEPHGLPGSYLNGVHERHPLPYAEAGYGYPESGQTMINVTDGKIIRLLVDDHPFDLRYGRLVAHERVLDFRSGILSRSARWTSPGGRTVRITSQRLVSFTQRAVAAVVYEIEPVDGPATVALQSELVANEQLPRFQGDPRVAAATESPLLPEEHFAQDTRLRLVHCTERSRLRVGAAADHLIDGPESVRWTAQSEPDVSRLTVTADLVPGQPLRLVKFVAYGWSGERSLPAVHDQVDGAVAGAMGTGWDGLVAAQRSYLDRFWAGADVEVEGDAQIQQAVRFALFHVLQAAARGENRAIPAKGLTGTGYDGHSFWDTESYVLPVLTFTAPETVASALRWRHRTLPQARERARQLGLSGAVFPWRTIDGPECSAYWPAGTAAFHINADIAMAVVRYVAVTGDEEFERGEGLDLLVDTARLWRTLGHHDAQGVFHIDGVTGPDEYSAITRDNLYTNLMAQRNFLAAADAATRHPERAAELGVGDEETAAWRDAAARMAVPYNDSLGVHEQSAGFTTLQRWDFEATPPENYPLLLHYPYFDLYRKQVVKQADLLLAMVECPDAFTDEQKARNFAYYEALTVRDSSLSACCQAVLAAQTGHLRLAYAYLAEAALMDLDDLEHNTRDGLHIASLAGTWIALVGGFGGLGRRAGADGEPELLAFAPRLPEALSRVAFTVLVRGRRLRVDIGPSHARYRLLEGEPLVVLDHGEPVTVTADATVERRIPPSPTLPEPQQPPGRRPLGVPTGDAERDGPATP from the coding sequence GTGATCACCCACCCCTGCTTCGCGGTCGAGCCGTGGAGCCTGCGCGAGACCCAGCTGAGTCTGGACGTGCTCGCCCAGAGCGAGTCGGTGTTCGCCCTCTCCAACGGCCACATCGGGTGGCGGGGCAATCTCGACGAGGGAGAACCGCACGGACTGCCCGGCTCCTACCTCAACGGCGTCCACGAACGGCATCCACTGCCCTACGCGGAAGCCGGCTACGGATACCCCGAGTCCGGCCAGACGATGATCAACGTCACCGACGGCAAGATCATCCGCCTGCTGGTCGACGACCACCCGTTCGATCTGCGCTACGGCCGGCTGGTCGCACACGAGCGGGTCCTGGACTTCCGCTCGGGCATCCTCAGCCGCTCCGCACGGTGGACGTCACCCGGCGGCCGGACGGTACGGATCACCTCGCAGCGGCTGGTGTCCTTCACCCAGCGCGCGGTCGCCGCGGTGGTGTACGAGATCGAGCCGGTCGACGGACCCGCCACGGTGGCGCTGCAGTCCGAGCTCGTCGCCAACGAGCAGCTTCCCCGTTTCCAGGGGGATCCACGGGTCGCCGCGGCGACCGAGTCACCGCTGCTGCCCGAGGAGCACTTCGCGCAGGACACCCGGCTACGGCTGGTGCACTGCACCGAGCGGAGCAGGCTGCGGGTGGGCGCGGCGGCCGACCACCTCATCGACGGGCCCGAGAGCGTCCGGTGGACGGCGCAGAGCGAACCCGACGTCAGCCGTCTGACGGTGACCGCGGATCTGGTGCCCGGACAGCCGCTGCGGCTGGTGAAGTTCGTGGCGTACGGGTGGTCGGGGGAGCGCTCGCTGCCCGCCGTGCACGACCAGGTGGACGGAGCGGTGGCGGGCGCGATGGGCACCGGCTGGGACGGACTGGTGGCGGCCCAGCGGTCGTACCTGGACCGTTTCTGGGCCGGCGCGGACGTCGAGGTCGAGGGTGACGCACAGATCCAGCAGGCGGTGCGTTTCGCCCTCTTCCACGTGCTCCAGGCCGCCGCCCGCGGCGAGAACCGGGCGATCCCCGCCAAAGGCCTGACCGGAACCGGGTACGACGGCCACTCCTTCTGGGACACCGAGTCCTATGTGCTGCCCGTCCTGACGTTCACCGCGCCCGAGACCGTCGCCTCGGCCCTGAGGTGGCGGCACAGGACACTGCCCCAGGCGCGCGAACGCGCACGCCAACTCGGTTTGTCGGGGGCGGTGTTCCCCTGGCGGACCATCGACGGTCCCGAATGCTCGGCCTACTGGCCGGCCGGGACCGCCGCCTTCCACATCAACGCCGACATCGCCATGGCCGTCGTACGGTACGTCGCGGTGACCGGCGACGAGGAGTTCGAGCGGGGCGAGGGCCTCGACCTGCTCGTGGACACCGCCAGGCTGTGGCGCACCCTCGGCCACCACGACGCGCAAGGCGTCTTCCACATCGACGGGGTCACCGGCCCGGACGAGTACAGCGCCATCACCCGCGACAACCTGTACACCAACCTGATGGCCCAGCGGAACTTCCTCGCCGCCGCGGACGCGGCGACGCGTCATCCCGAACGGGCCGCGGAACTGGGGGTCGGCGACGAGGAGACGGCGGCCTGGCGGGACGCCGCGGCGCGCATGGCGGTGCCGTACAACGACTCCCTCGGCGTCCACGAACAGTCGGCCGGTTTCACCACCCTGCAGCGATGGGACTTCGAGGCGACACCGCCGGAGAACTACCCGCTGCTGCTGCACTACCCCTACTTCGACCTCTACCGCAAGCAGGTCGTGAAGCAGGCCGACCTGCTGCTGGCGATGGTGGAGTGCCCGGACGCCTTCACCGACGAGCAGAAGGCGCGCAACTTCGCGTACTACGAAGCGCTGACCGTCCGGGACTCGTCCCTGTCGGCGTGCTGCCAGGCGGTCCTCGCGGCCCAGACCGGCCACCTGCGGCTGGCCTACGCCTACCTCGCCGAGGCCGCGCTGATGGACCTGGACGACCTTGAGCACAACACCCGTGACGGACTGCACATCGCCTCCCTGGCCGGTACCTGGATCGCTCTGGTCGGGGGTTTCGGAGGTTTGGGGCGACGCGCCGGCGCCGACGGGGAACCCGAGCTGCTCGCGTTCGCCCCGCGCCTGCCGGAGGCGCTGTCCAGGGTGGCGTTCACCGTGCTGGTGCGCGGCCGCAGACTGCGGGTGGACATCGGTCCGTCCCATGCGCGGTACCGGCTTCTCGAGGGCGAGCCGCTGGTCGTACTGGACCACGGGGAACCGGTGACCGTGACGGCCGACGCGACGGTCGAACGCCGGATCCCGCCCTCGCCCACGCTCCCCGAACCGCAACAGCCGCCGGGCCGCCGCCCGTTGGGCGTGCCGACCGGAGACGCGGAGAGGGACGGGCCGGCGACCCCCTAG
- a CDS encoding amidohydrolase family protein, producing MAAADVEIGLSAAWYGPDGPLISNDEVARFVARSEGRLRGVAGADLTRPVRAVRELRRAVEDLGFVALRIIPWLWQLPPTDRLYYPLYAACVDLGIPFCTQVGHTGPLRPSETGRPIPYIDQVALDFPELTIVCGHIGYPWTTEMIAVADKHANVYIDTSAYTARRYPPELVDYLRGRGRRKVLFGTNYPMITPARALEHLSGLGLDEETTGLFLSGNARRIFSL from the coding sequence ATGGCGGCGGCGGACGTGGAGATCGGGCTCTCGGCGGCCTGGTACGGCCCTGACGGCCCGCTGATCAGCAACGACGAGGTGGCCCGGTTCGTCGCCCGGTCCGAGGGCCGGCTGCGCGGGGTCGCCGGCGCGGACCTCACCCGCCCGGTTCGAGCCGTGCGCGAACTGCGCCGCGCCGTCGAGGACCTCGGCTTCGTGGCCCTGCGGATCATCCCCTGGCTGTGGCAACTGCCGCCCACCGACCGGCTGTACTACCCGCTGTACGCCGCCTGCGTCGACCTCGGCATCCCGTTCTGCACCCAGGTCGGTCACACCGGCCCGCTGCGCCCCTCGGAGACCGGCCGGCCGATCCCGTACATCGACCAGGTCGCGCTCGACTTCCCGGAACTGACCATCGTCTGCGGGCACATCGGCTATCCGTGGACGACCGAGATGATCGCCGTGGCCGACAAACACGCCAACGTCTACATCGACACCAGTGCCTACACCGCCCGCCGCTACCCGCCGGAACTGGTGGACTATCTGCGCGGCCGGGGCCGCAGGAAGGTGCTGTTCGGCACCAACTACCCCATGATCACCCCGGCGCGGGCCCTGGAGCACCTCTCCGGTCTCGGCCTGGACGAGGAGACCACCGGCCTGTTCCTCTCCGGCAACGCCCGCCGGATCTTCAGCCTCTGA
- a CDS encoding DUF899 domain-containing protein — translation MSIKALPPVVDAETWQRELEALRAREKAATRELDAIAAQRRRLPMARMPEYTLEGESGPVRLVDVFEGRTQLIVYNHMWFPGKQWQCPGCTGFTSQFTRLEFLDAYDARFVVVTQGPIDEALAYKRRVGNRMEWYSTANSPFGSDVGAPPGGGFAVNVFLRDGDTVYRTWHTTGRGVEQLSHTFALIDVLPYGRQEEWQDSPAGWPQDPAYSRWSSSQDIAALYGSGEPV, via the coding sequence ATGAGCATCAAAGCGCTACCGCCCGTCGTCGACGCCGAGACCTGGCAGCGGGAGCTGGAGGCCCTGCGTGCCCGGGAGAAGGCCGCGACCCGGGAACTCGACGCGATCGCCGCCCAGCGTCGCCGCCTGCCCATGGCGAGGATGCCCGAGTACACCCTGGAGGGTGAGAGCGGCCCGGTTCGGCTGGTGGACGTCTTCGAGGGCAGGACGCAGCTGATCGTCTACAACCACATGTGGTTCCCCGGCAAGCAGTGGCAGTGCCCGGGCTGCACCGGCTTCACGTCGCAGTTCACGCGACTGGAGTTCCTGGACGCCTACGACGCCCGGTTCGTCGTCGTCACCCAGGGGCCGATCGACGAGGCGCTCGCCTACAAGCGGCGGGTCGGCAATCGGATGGAGTGGTATTCCACGGCGAACAGTCCCTTCGGCAGCGATGTCGGCGCGCCGCCCGGCGGCGGATTCGCCGTCAACGTCTTCCTCCGTGACGGGGACACCGTCTACCGCACCTGGCACACCACCGGTCGTGGCGTCGAGCAGCTCAGCCACACCTTCGCGCTGATCGACGTGCTGCCGTACGGCCGGCAGGAGGAATGGCAGGACTCGCCCGCCGGCTGGCCGCAGGATCCGGCCTACAGCCGGTGGAGTTCCTCGCAGGACATCGCGGCGCTCTACGGGAGCGGAGAGCCCGTGTAG
- a CDS encoding gamma carbonic anhydrase family protein, giving the protein MLIEHRGQRPVVPASAYVAPSAVLCGAVVLGERARVLHGAVLTAEDGEVRTGQDVVIMENALVRGRANHPALLGDAVLIGPHAHVNGARAEDEVFVATGVSMFPGSVAGRRSELRINSVLHVNSRLSPDSVVPIGWIAAGDPARLFAPDQHAELWEEQQRLDFPGTVYGVPRGTSMRTVMARQADFYGAHRDDRPLSG; this is encoded by the coding sequence ATGTTGATCGAACACCGTGGACAGCGACCGGTCGTACCCGCCTCCGCCTACGTGGCTCCGTCAGCCGTGCTGTGCGGCGCGGTGGTTCTGGGTGAGCGGGCGCGCGTCCTGCATGGTGCCGTCCTGACCGCGGAGGACGGCGAGGTACGCACCGGCCAGGATGTCGTGATCATGGAGAACGCCCTGGTCCGGGGCAGGGCGAACCACCCGGCGTTGCTGGGCGACGCCGTGCTGATCGGGCCGCACGCCCACGTCAACGGCGCGCGCGCCGAGGACGAGGTCTTCGTGGCGACCGGGGTGTCGATGTTCCCGGGATCCGTGGCCGGGAGACGCTCGGAGCTGCGGATCAACAGCGTCCTCCACGTCAACTCCAGGCTGTCGCCGGACAGCGTGGTGCCCATCGGCTGGATCGCCGCCGGTGACCCGGCCCGGCTGTTCGCCCCGGACCAGCACGCCGAACTCTGGGAGGAGCAGCAGCGCCTGGACTTCCCCGGCACCGTCTACGGCGTGCCGCGGGGCACGTCCATGCGCACCGTCATGGCCCGCCAGGCCGACTTCTACGGGGCGCACCGGGACGACCGGCCGCTGTCCGGCTGA